A part of Tiliqua scincoides isolate rTilSci1 chromosome 13, rTilSci1.hap2, whole genome shotgun sequence genomic DNA contains:
- the LUC7L gene encoding putative RNA-binding protein Luc7-like 1 isoform X1 has product MSAQAQMRALLDQLMGTARDGDETRQRVKFTDERVCKSHLLDCCPHDILAGTRMDLGECTKIHDLALRADYEIASKQRDLFFELDAMDHLESFIAECDRRTELAKKRLAETQEEISAEVAAKAEKVHELNEDIGKLLAKAEQLGAEGNVDESQKILMEVEKVRGKKKEAEEEYRNSMPASSFQQQKLRVCEVCSAYLGLHDNDRRLADHFGGKLHLGFIQIREKLDQLRKTVAEKQEKRNQDRLRRREEREREERMGRRSGSRNRDRRRSRSRERRRRRSRSPSRERRKSRSKSRERERHRRHRSRSRSHSRGHRRGSRDRSSKHKSSRDHSSREKSREREKKEKSSSERRHESTNGKSRSKRSEEREAGEI; this is encoded by the exons TTCACCGATGAACGTGTCTGCAAAAGCCATCTTCTGGACTGTTGCCCTCATGATATTCTAGCAGGAACA CGTATGGATCTTGGAGAGTGTACAAAAATTCATGACTTGGCACTCAGAGCTGATTATGAGATTGCAAGTAAACAGAGGGACCTGTTCTTTGAGCTGGAC GCAATGGATCACTTGGAGTCCTTCATTGCTGAGTGCGACAGAAGAACTGAACTGGCTAAGAAAAGGCTTGCAGAAACACAAGAGGAGATCAGTGCTGAAGTGGCTGCAAAG GCAGAAAAGGTTCATGAGCTGAATGAAGACATTGGCAAGCTCTTGGCTAAAGCTGAACAGTTGGGAGCAGAAGGGAACGTGGATGAATCCCAGAAGATCCTGATGGAAGTTGAGAAAGTTCGAGGCAAAAAGAAAGAAGCCGAG GAAGAATACCGTAATTCCATGCCGGCATCCAGTTTTCAGCAACAGAAGCTCCGTGTGTGTGAGGTGTGTTCTGCGTACCTTGGTCTCCATGACAACGATCGGCGTCTTGCTGACCATTTTGGAGGCAAATTACACTTGGGCTTCATTCAGATCCGTGAGAAACTGGACCAGCTGCGG AAAACTGTTGCGGAAAAGCAAGAGAAGAGAAATCAGGACCGGTTGAGACGGAGAGAAGAGAGGGAGCGAGAGGAGCGAATGGGAAGACG GTCTGGATCGAGAAACAGAGATCGCCGAAG GTCACGATCTCGAGAGCGGAGGCGAAGGCGCTCAAGATCCCCTTCCCGTGAAAGGCGAAAGTCCCGCTCTAAGTCCCGAGAGCGAGAGAGACACAGGCGTCACCGCAGCCGTTCCCGCAGCCACAGTCGAGGCCACCGGCGGGGATCCAGAGACAGGAGTTCAAAACACAA ATCCTCTAGAGATCATTCTTCAAGGGAGAAATCACgggaaagagagaagaaagagaagagtTCTTCCGAAAGGCGGCACGAGAGCACCAATGGCAAATCTCGTTCAAAGAGATCAGAAGAGAGGGAGGCCGGCGAGATCTGA
- the LUC7L gene encoding putative RNA-binding protein Luc7-like 1 isoform X2: MSAQAQMRALLDQLMGTARDGDETRQRVKFTDERVCKSHLLDCCPHDILAGTRMDLGECTKIHDLALRADYEIASKQRDLFFELDAMDHLESFIAECDRRTELAKKRLAETQEEISAEVAAKAEKVHELNEDIGKLLAKAEQLGAEGNVDESQKILMEVEKVRGKKKEAEEEYRNSMPASSFQQQKLRVCEVCSAYLGLHDNDRRLADHFGGKLHLGFIQIREKLDQLRKTVAEKQEKRNQDRLRRREEREREERMGRRSGSRNRDRRRSRSRERRRRRSRSPSRERRKSRSKSRERERHRRHRSRSRSHSRGHRRGSRDRSSKHKKEVWTIRK, translated from the exons TTCACCGATGAACGTGTCTGCAAAAGCCATCTTCTGGACTGTTGCCCTCATGATATTCTAGCAGGAACA CGTATGGATCTTGGAGAGTGTACAAAAATTCATGACTTGGCACTCAGAGCTGATTATGAGATTGCAAGTAAACAGAGGGACCTGTTCTTTGAGCTGGAC GCAATGGATCACTTGGAGTCCTTCATTGCTGAGTGCGACAGAAGAACTGAACTGGCTAAGAAAAGGCTTGCAGAAACACAAGAGGAGATCAGTGCTGAAGTGGCTGCAAAG GCAGAAAAGGTTCATGAGCTGAATGAAGACATTGGCAAGCTCTTGGCTAAAGCTGAACAGTTGGGAGCAGAAGGGAACGTGGATGAATCCCAGAAGATCCTGATGGAAGTTGAGAAAGTTCGAGGCAAAAAGAAAGAAGCCGAG GAAGAATACCGTAATTCCATGCCGGCATCCAGTTTTCAGCAACAGAAGCTCCGTGTGTGTGAGGTGTGTTCTGCGTACCTTGGTCTCCATGACAACGATCGGCGTCTTGCTGACCATTTTGGAGGCAAATTACACTTGGGCTTCATTCAGATCCGTGAGAAACTGGACCAGCTGCGG AAAACTGTTGCGGAAAAGCAAGAGAAGAGAAATCAGGACCGGTTGAGACGGAGAGAAGAGAGGGAGCGAGAGGAGCGAATGGGAAGACG GTCTGGATCGAGAAACAGAGATCGCCGAAG GTCACGATCTCGAGAGCGGAGGCGAAGGCGCTCAAGATCCCCTTCCCGTGAAAGGCGAAAGTCCCGCTCTAAGTCCCGAGAGCGAGAGAGACACAGGCGTCACCGCAGCCGTTCCCGCAGCCACAGTCGAGGCCACCGGCGGGGATCCAGAGACAGGAGTTCAAAACACAA AAAAGAAGTTTGGACAATTAGGAAATGA
- the LUC7L gene encoding putative RNA-binding protein Luc7-like 1 isoform X3, with translation MDLGECTKIHDLALRADYEIASKQRDLFFELDAMDHLESFIAECDRRTELAKKRLAETQEEISAEVAAKAEKVHELNEDIGKLLAKAEQLGAEGNVDESQKILMEVEKVRGKKKEAEEEYRNSMPASSFQQQKLRVCEVCSAYLGLHDNDRRLADHFGGKLHLGFIQIREKLDQLRKTVAEKQEKRNQDRLRRREEREREERMGRRSGSRNRDRRRSRSRERRRRRSRSPSRERRKSRSKSRERERHRRHRSRSRSHSRGHRRGSRDRSSKHKSSRDHSSREKSREREKKEKSSSERRHESTNGKSRSKRSEEREAGEI, from the exons ATGGATCTTGGAGAGTGTACAAAAATTCATGACTTGGCACTCAGAGCTGATTATGAGATTGCAAGTAAACAGAGGGACCTGTTCTTTGAGCTGGAC GCAATGGATCACTTGGAGTCCTTCATTGCTGAGTGCGACAGAAGAACTGAACTGGCTAAGAAAAGGCTTGCAGAAACACAAGAGGAGATCAGTGCTGAAGTGGCTGCAAAG GCAGAAAAGGTTCATGAGCTGAATGAAGACATTGGCAAGCTCTTGGCTAAAGCTGAACAGTTGGGAGCAGAAGGGAACGTGGATGAATCCCAGAAGATCCTGATGGAAGTTGAGAAAGTTCGAGGCAAAAAGAAAGAAGCCGAG GAAGAATACCGTAATTCCATGCCGGCATCCAGTTTTCAGCAACAGAAGCTCCGTGTGTGTGAGGTGTGTTCTGCGTACCTTGGTCTCCATGACAACGATCGGCGTCTTGCTGACCATTTTGGAGGCAAATTACACTTGGGCTTCATTCAGATCCGTGAGAAACTGGACCAGCTGCGG AAAACTGTTGCGGAAAAGCAAGAGAAGAGAAATCAGGACCGGTTGAGACGGAGAGAAGAGAGGGAGCGAGAGGAGCGAATGGGAAGACG GTCTGGATCGAGAAACAGAGATCGCCGAAG GTCACGATCTCGAGAGCGGAGGCGAAGGCGCTCAAGATCCCCTTCCCGTGAAAGGCGAAAGTCCCGCTCTAAGTCCCGAGAGCGAGAGAGACACAGGCGTCACCGCAGCCGTTCCCGCAGCCACAGTCGAGGCCACCGGCGGGGATCCAGAGACAGGAGTTCAAAACACAA ATCCTCTAGAGATCATTCTTCAAGGGAGAAATCACgggaaagagagaagaaagagaagagtTCTTCCGAAAGGCGGCACGAGAGCACCAATGGCAAATCTCGTTCAAAGAGATCAGAAGAGAGGGAGGCCGGCGAGATCTGA